One region of Nitrospinaceae bacterium genomic DNA includes:
- the thrC1 gene encoding threonine synthase, whose translation MGYVKGLRCKECKKEFPKEPIHVCEFCFGPLEVDYDYENIKKVVSRKSIESRPPSMWRYQELLPIDEDPKVGLHTGFTPLVRAKNLGKALGLNHLYIKNDSVNHPTFSFKDRVVAVAVSKAVEFGFDTLSCASTGNLANSVAAHAAEAGLKSCIFIPDGLEAGKILGTLIYGTQLIAVKGSYDDVNRLCSEIATDHKWAFVNINIRPYYGDGSKSYGYEIAEQLGWKAPDNVVVPVAGSSLITKIWKAFHEFEDLDLIGPFKTKVFAAQATGCSPVTTAIKNGADMITPVKPNTIAKSIAIGNPADGYYGIKVANESGGYGEDVSDEEVVKAMQLLAETEGIFTETAGGVTLGVAQKLIKQGRIKPDEVTVICITGNGLKTQEALDGAFAAPAVIEPHLSSFEEIFANSLTV comes from the coding sequence ATGGGATACGTAAAAGGCCTGCGCTGTAAAGAATGTAAAAAAGAATTTCCAAAAGAACCGATTCATGTTTGTGAATTTTGTTTTGGCCCCCTGGAAGTCGATTATGACTATGAAAACATCAAAAAGGTGGTCAGTCGTAAATCCATTGAGTCGAGACCTCCTTCCATGTGGCGGTACCAGGAACTTCTGCCTATCGACGAGGACCCGAAAGTGGGTCTGCATACCGGGTTCACCCCCTTGGTGCGCGCAAAGAACCTCGGCAAAGCTCTTGGGCTGAATCATCTCTATATCAAAAACGATTCTGTCAACCACCCCACGTTTTCATTTAAAGACCGGGTGGTGGCTGTTGCCGTCTCCAAGGCGGTTGAATTCGGTTTCGACACCTTGTCCTGCGCATCCACAGGGAATCTCGCGAATTCCGTAGCGGCGCACGCGGCGGAGGCCGGACTCAAAAGCTGTATCTTCATTCCAGATGGACTGGAAGCCGGCAAGATTCTCGGCACCTTGATCTATGGAACGCAATTGATTGCGGTCAAGGGCAGTTATGACGACGTCAACCGCCTGTGCAGTGAAATCGCCACCGATCATAAATGGGCGTTCGTGAACATCAATATCCGCCCCTATTACGGAGACGGGTCGAAATCCTATGGCTATGAAATCGCCGAACAACTGGGATGGAAGGCACCGGACAACGTGGTGGTTCCAGTCGCTGGAAGCTCGCTCATCACCAAAATCTGGAAAGCTTTTCATGAATTCGAAGATCTGGACCTGATCGGACCGTTCAAGACCAAGGTTTTCGCAGCCCAGGCAACGGGTTGCTCTCCGGTGACGACGGCCATCAAAAATGGCGCGGACATGATCACCCCCGTCAAACCCAACACGATCGCAAAATCCATCGCCATCGGCAACCCGGCAGACGGTTATTACGGGATAAAAGTCGCCAATGAAAGCGGCGGCTATGGAGAAGATGTCTCAGACGAAGAAGTCGTAAAAGCCATGCAGCTTTTGGCGGAAACGGAAGGCATATTCACAGAAACGGCAGGCGGCGTGACTCTGGGAGTGGCTCAGAAATTGATCAAACAGGGACGCATCAAACCCGATGAGGTGACGGTCATCTGCATCACCGGGAACGGTCTCAAAACCCAGGAAGCCCTGGACGGAGCTTTCGCGGCTCCGGCGGTCATCGAACCGCATCTCAGCAGTTTTGAAGAAATTTTTGCCAACAGTTTAACGGTTTAA
- a CDS encoding molybdopterin synthase sulfur carrier subunit, with protein MAVKVRIPTPLMKLTSNKSEVTAEGNTISDIFDNLETQFSGIKERICEENGSPRRFINIYVNEEDIRFLDGEKTAVKEGDEISIIPAIAGGSR; from the coding sequence ATGGCGGTAAAAGTCAGAATCCCCACCCCTCTCATGAAGTTGACCAGCAATAAGAGCGAGGTTACCGCTGAGGGGAATACTATTTCGGATATTTTCGACAACCTGGAAACGCAGTTTTCTGGAATCAAAGAGCGTATCTGTGAAGAAAACGGTTCCCCCAGGCGGTTCATCAATATATATGTCAACGAAGAAGATATTCGGTTTCTCGACGGTGAAAAGACCGCGGTCAAGGAAGGCGATGAAATTTCCATCATTCCGGCCATTGCAGGTGGATCGCGGTAA